A stretch of Garra rufa chromosome 11, GarRuf1.0, whole genome shotgun sequence DNA encodes these proteins:
- the LOC141346031 gene encoding ribonuclease P protein subunit p25-like protein codes for MELNASQDPRLSVPGQTTSVSASSPLLKQTHAGGFKKVCRIEEESTCPFPGLPAGVLEMRVKEGSKIRNLMGFAMARMLDEPGDVGQTGLRQVVFSGSGRAVTKTITCAEIMKRKIGGLHQMTKLQYKGLREVWESQEGGDSEVTVHRTLPSISILLSKDPLDPMEPGYQPPENGLWEERNGGEALQTAEKRSVDSSETLTEPQAKRVCL; via the coding sequence ATGGAGCTCAATGCCAGTCAGGACCCCCGTCTGTCCGTTCCGGGTCAGACCACAAGCGTCTCCGCCTCGTCACCTTTGCTTAAACAAACTCACGCGGGTGGGTTTAAGAAAGTGTGTCGGATCGAAGAGGAAAGCACGTGTCCGTTTCCCGGCCTGCCGGCAGGTGTGCTGGAGATGAGGGTGAAGGAGGGCAGCAAAATTCGCAATCTCATGGGTTTCGCCATGGCACGCATGCTGGACGAACCCGGGGACGTCGGTCAAACCGGACTGAGACAGGTGGTGTTCAGCGGGTCCGGACGAGCCGTGACTAAAACCATCACGTGCGCCGAGATCATGAAACGAAAGATCGGAGGCCTCCATCAGATGACCAAACTGCAGTACAAGGGCCTGCGAGAGGTTTGGGAGAGTCAGGAAGGAGGCGATTCGGAGGTGACCGTCCACCGGACGCTTCCGTCCATCAGCATCCTGCTCTCCAAAGACCCTCTGGACCCAATGGAACCGGGTTACCAGCCTCCGGAGAACGGCTTGTGGGAGGAGAGGAATGGAGGAGAAGCTTTGCAGACGGCGGAGAAACGATCTGTAGACTCCTCTGAGACTCTGACGGAGCCGCAGGCGAAGAGGGTCTGTCTCTGA